From the Desulfosarcina sp. BuS5 genome, one window contains:
- a CDS encoding penicillin-binding protein 1A — protein MATNKSVSRILKKRAKKEKKGILSKIFLWFFLFVILIICSTGMAVTGIYLYLSENLPKISRLSDYQPPVITTVYSDDNRKIAEFYHERRIIIPFSEIPPMLTEAFLAAEDARFYVHKGIDFLSIVRAFFKNIEAGTIVQGGSTITQQVAKSFLLTPERSYTRKAKEALLAYKINKAFTKENILFLYLNQIYLGHGAYGVEAASENYFGKSVKELNLAESALLAGLPQAPSRYSPFKFPKRAKQRQIYVLNRMVAEGYITNIQATEAINTRLDIKPRRNWYIEEVPYYTEYIRCYIDNKYGENALYNGGLQIYTAVDIEMQKIAREAINNGLMALDKRQGYRGPLKNLAPGEIESFSKEVTDSLGARPLLQGDILKGMVIEVDDKKKMATVRIGSKLGAISIEDMKWARKPDPETPYFKARIYHPGEALKTGDVILVKVAGKIDGSDLYKLSLEQTPAAQSALLSIEAETGLVKVMVGGKDFKTSQFNRAVQSRRQPGSAFKPVIYAAAIDKGFTPASVIIDSPIVLRDVEHDFTWKPRNYKNKFYGPTLLRKAFAHSRNVVTIKILQSIGIDYAIEYANKLGVTSKLSRDLSIALGSSGLSLLEVVTLYSVFNNQGYLVKPVFITKILDRNGEVLEENLPDRKRVIDKSTAYIMTSLLESAVQHGTGHRVRALKRPVAGKTGTTNNLFDAWFVGYTPRYTTGVWVGFDDGGSLGESETGSRAASPIWLAFMKKVLADKPVRIFQVPEGVVFSKIDAETGLLPIPESNKVIFECFKEGTVPTEYTKKPDSITEEEDFFKSAM, from the coding sequence ATGGCAACAAATAAAAGCGTCTCCAGGATATTGAAAAAAAGGGCGAAAAAAGAGAAAAAAGGTATCTTGTCAAAAATTTTTCTGTGGTTTTTTTTATTTGTAATATTAATAATATGTTCGACAGGCATGGCCGTCACAGGAATATATTTATACCTTAGTGAAAATTTGCCGAAAATTTCGCGGCTTTCGGATTATCAACCTCCGGTGATTACAACAGTCTATTCTGATGACAATAGAAAAATAGCTGAATTCTATCATGAACGAAGGATAATTATTCCTTTTTCCGAAATACCCCCTATGTTGACAGAGGCTTTTCTTGCGGCTGAAGATGCCAGGTTTTATGTACATAAAGGGATAGATTTTCTTAGTATTGTAAGAGCTTTTTTTAAAAATATAGAAGCCGGAACTATAGTGCAGGGAGGCAGTACCATAACCCAGCAGGTGGCAAAATCATTTCTTTTGACGCCTGAAAGGAGTTATACAAGAAAAGCAAAAGAGGCCTTGCTGGCTTACAAAATCAACAAGGCCTTCACCAAAGAAAACATACTGTTTCTATATCTTAATCAGATCTATCTGGGGCATGGGGCGTATGGAGTGGAAGCAGCTTCTGAAAATTATTTCGGCAAATCCGTAAAAGAATTAAATCTCGCGGAATCTGCACTGCTGGCCGGCCTGCCCCAGGCTCCAAGCAGATATTCACCTTTTAAATTTCCTAAAAGGGCAAAGCAACGTCAGATATATGTTTTGAACCGTATGGTTGCCGAGGGATATATAACCAATATTCAAGCTACAGAGGCAATTAATACCAGGCTCGATATTAAACCGCGGCGCAATTGGTATATTGAGGAGGTGCCTTATTATACCGAATATATCAGGTGTTATATTGACAACAAATACGGAGAGAATGCCCTTTATAATGGCGGATTGCAGATATACACTGCTGTTGACATAGAGATGCAGAAGATTGCCAGGGAAGCGATAAATAATGGACTGATGGCTTTGGATAAACGCCAGGGTTATAGGGGACCTCTAAAAAATTTAGCTCCTGGAGAGATAGAGTCATTTTCGAAAGAGGTCACCGATAGTCTGGGCGCCCGGCCTCTGCTGCAGGGCGACATCTTAAAGGGAATGGTAATAGAAGTCGATGATAAAAAAAAAATGGCTACTGTTCGTATAGGCAGTAAGCTAGGCGCGATTAGTATCGAAGATATGAAATGGGCCAGAAAACCTGATCCCGAAACCCCTTATTTTAAAGCAAGAATATATCATCCCGGGGAAGCTCTCAAAACAGGTGACGTGATACTGGTCAAGGTTGCAGGGAAGATTGATGGTTCCGATCTATATAAACTTTCACTTGAGCAGACCCCTGCTGCCCAGTCCGCATTGCTGTCTATTGAAGCGGAAACCGGACTGGTAAAGGTAATGGTGGGGGGAAAAGATTTTAAAACGAGCCAGTTCAACAGAGCTGTTCAGTCGAGACGGCAGCCGGGTTCGGCCTTTAAACCTGTTATCTATGCAGCGGCAATAGACAAAGGATTTACTCCCGCTTCAGTTATAATAGATTCTCCTATTGTATTAAGGGATGTTGAACATGACTTTACATGGAAGCCTAGAAATTATAAAAATAAATTTTATGGCCCTACCCTGTTGCGCAAAGCTTTCGCACACTCGCGTAATGTTGTGACAATAAAAATTTTACAGAGTATCGGCATTGACTATGCAATAGAATATGCAAATAAACTCGGAGTAACATCAAAGCTAAGCCGGGACCTGTCCATAGCCCTTGGTTCTTCAGGCCTTTCACTTCTTGAAGTAGTTACTTTATATTCCGTTTTTAACAACCAGGGTTATCTGGTTAAGCCTGTTTTTATTACTAAAATTTTGGACAGGAACGGTGAAGTTCTTGAGGAGAATTTGCCTGACAGAAAGAGGGTAATCGATAAAAGTACGGCGTATATAATGACCAGTCTCCTGGAAAGTGCTGTACAACACGGTACCGGACACAGGGTTCGAGCCCTGAAAAGACCTGTTGCAGGCAAAACCGGGACTACAAATAATCTTTTTGATGCCTGGTTTGTGGGGTATACACCAAGATATACAACAGGTGTCTGGGTAGGCTTTGATGATGGCGGATCCCTTGGGGAATCGGAAACAGGTTCAAGGGCGGCCAGTCCCATTTGGCTTGCTTTTATGAAAAAGGTGCTTGCAGATAAACCTGTCAGAATATTTCAGGTTCCGGAGGGTGTTGTATTCTCCAAGATAGATGCCGAAACCGGGCTTCTCCCGATTCCTGAATCTAACAAGGTTATTTTTGAATGCTTTAAAGAGGGAACGGTTCCCACGGAATATACAAAAAAGCCGGATTCAATCACAGAAGAAGAGGATTTTTTTAAATCTGCAATGTAG
- a CDS encoding TAXI family TRAP transporter solute-binding subunit: MKPKQIPIILICCTAVMIFMILTGSAYAMMYRFSGGPSGGTFQYYASAVSTLSKQNRINVLASSSGGSIENIRLANSGKASFAVAYSGHLFQAENGLLPKDTRTYKNVLAVCYLYGAPAQLVVRADSGITETLQLAGKRVGTGNAGSGAAANCELFFSELGLWDKIKRNFLGYRQAADAFKNKQLDAFWIFSGFPNSAVIETALQNKIKLINLYPEAEKTRFLQKYPYFTKVVIPADTYKGVSTDTITFQDATLWVANKKVPADLVYRLLKIIYSQKGLEYMVSVHKSARAMSIQDGIHGIITPLHPGAAKFWQDNGILK, encoded by the coding sequence ATGAAACCGAAACAAATACCGATTATTCTTATTTGCTGCACCGCCGTGATGATTTTTATGATCCTGACCGGATCTGCTTATGCGATGATGTATCGATTTTCTGGTGGACCTTCAGGCGGCACTTTTCAGTATTATGCAAGTGCTGTTTCCACCCTTTCCAAGCAGAACAGGATAAACGTGCTGGCCAGTTCTTCCGGCGGTTCGATTGAGAACATCAGGCTTGCAAATTCAGGGAAAGCAAGTTTTGCGGTGGCATACTCAGGCCATCTGTTTCAGGCCGAAAACGGTTTGTTACCTAAGGATACACGTACATATAAGAATGTGCTGGCTGTATGTTATTTATACGGTGCGCCGGCCCAGTTAGTTGTAAGGGCTGACTCGGGAATTACAGAAACTCTGCAGCTTGCCGGCAAAAGAGTCGGCACGGGTAATGCCGGGTCAGGTGCCGCAGCCAACTGCGAACTTTTTTTTTCGGAACTGGGTCTCTGGGACAAGATAAAGAGGAATTTTCTCGGCTACCGGCAGGCGGCCGATGCCTTTAAAAATAAACAACTTGATGCCTTCTGGATTTTTTCCGGTTTCCCCAATTCGGCGGTTATAGAAACCGCGCTCCAGAACAAAATCAAGTTGATAAATTTATATCCTGAAGCTGAAAAAACTAGATTTCTGCAAAAATATCCCTATTTTACCAAAGTAGTTATTCCGGCCGACACTTATAAAGGAGTATCAACCGATACAATAACCTTTCAGGATGCAACCTTGTGGGTGGCAAACAAAAAAGTTCCGGCAGACTTGGTATACAGGCTTTTAAAGATTATCTACAGTCAAAAGGGCCTTGAATATATGGTAAGTGTTCACAAGTCGGCCAGGGCCATGAGTATACAAGACGGGATTCATGGTATTATAACCCCCTTACACCCCGGAGCCGCAAAATTCTGGCAGGATAACGGAATTTTGAAATAA
- a CDS encoding TRAP transporter permease — protein MYAPLNRFEKIIFDLLSVGLVLFYSFSALLRPAATQYHRGIYVIITYVLCFLLYKSKNSLFRKVDYLLILLSIITCGYWIANFEAINYRAGAETFIDSIIAVIGVILGIEVARRVIGGVFVIIGFLLIIYGVYGPYAPELFAHPGDSFTGLCITIFYKNDGVFGIMANVLATYVLLFVLFGAFLEKSGAQKFFIDFPLAAVGHRTGGPAKVAVIASALFGSISGSAIANTVSTGAFTIPLMKKAGFRPHIAGAIEPAASIGGMFMPPIMGAGGFIMAELTGLPYSRIMLVAVFPAFIYFFSVFVMVHYEAKAYNIIGDKFHTSAKRILQKEWYYTLPLILITLIMLAGYSAGFAAVIGIISCLSVSWVKKDTAIGLKDFIEASRAGAENSLKIGATVGVIGIIIAVLTFSGLVLTFADIVIQLAAGKLFLTILLIAAASLVLGMGVPVTAAYLITAVVAVPALTHLGVNELASHMIVYWLSQDSNITPPVCIAAFAGATIAQANMWKTAFASFKFAKFLYLAPFLFGYVPGFSLQGDLFDIVKAFIIIAAGTYVYAYFLSGFWWHKIKQKA, from the coding sequence ATGTATGCCCCCCTGAACAGATTCGAAAAAATTATTTTTGATCTTTTATCGGTCGGTCTGGTCCTTTTTTACTCCTTTTCAGCCTTGCTAAGGCCCGCGGCGACCCAGTACCACCGGGGTATATATGTTATCATAACCTATGTTTTATGCTTCCTGCTATACAAATCAAAAAACAGTCTGTTCAGGAAAGTAGATTATCTTTTAATATTATTATCTATTATAACATGCGGTTACTGGATAGCTAATTTTGAGGCCATTAATTACCGCGCTGGCGCTGAAACGTTTATCGACAGCATAATTGCCGTTATTGGCGTTATTCTTGGAATCGAAGTCGCTCGCAGAGTAATAGGCGGGGTCTTTGTAATTATAGGCTTCCTTTTAATTATTTACGGCGTGTACGGCCCTTATGCGCCCGAGCTTTTTGCTCATCCGGGCGACAGTTTTACCGGTTTATGCATCACCATTTTTTATAAAAATGACGGAGTCTTTGGCATAATGGCCAATGTTCTGGCCACATACGTGCTCCTGTTTGTATTATTCGGTGCTTTTCTTGAAAAATCAGGCGCCCAGAAGTTTTTTATCGATTTTCCCCTTGCCGCAGTGGGTCACAGGACCGGCGGACCCGCCAAGGTGGCTGTTATTGCCAGCGCCTTATTCGGTTCCATATCCGGCAGCGCCATCGCAAACACGGTGTCAACAGGAGCATTTACAATCCCTTTGATGAAAAAAGCAGGATTCAGACCGCATATTGCCGGGGCGATTGAACCGGCGGCCTCCATCGGCGGCATGTTCATGCCGCCGATTATGGGAGCCGGCGGCTTTATTATGGCGGAACTCACCGGCCTGCCATATTCCCGCATCATGCTTGTGGCTGTTTTCCCGGCATTTATCTATTTTTTCAGTGTTTTTGTAATGGTCCATTATGAGGCCAAAGCCTATAATATAATCGGCGATAAATTTCATACCAGTGCCAAACGGATATTGCAAAAAGAATGGTATTATACGCTTCCCCTGATCTTGATTACCTTGATAATGCTGGCGGGCTATTCAGCCGGATTTGCCGCAGTTATCGGAATCATATCATGCCTGTCTGTAAGCTGGGTTAAAAAGGATACTGCAATAGGGCTGAAAGATTTTATTGAAGCGTCCCGGGCCGGCGCTGAGAACAGCCTTAAAATCGGTGCAACCGTCGGAGTGATCGGTATTATAATCGCTGTGCTCACATTCAGCGGACTGGTTTTAACCTTTGCAGATATAGTTATACAGCTTGCCGCCGGAAAACTTTTTTTGACAATCCTGCTGATAGCGGCGGCTTCCCTGGTGCTTGGGATGGGCGTTCCCGTAACTGCCGCTTACCTTATCACTGCCGTTGTTGCAGTGCCGGCTCTGACCCATCTTGGAGTCAACGAACTTGCATCGCATATGATCGTCTACTGGCTCTCCCAGGATTCCAATATTACCCCGCCGGTATGCATTGCGGCCTTTGCCGGTGCAACCATTGCCCAAGCCAATATGTGGAAAACCGCCTTTGCTTCTTTTAAATTCGCAAAATTCCTTTATCTGGCGCCTTTTTTATTCGGCTATGTACCCGGTTTTTCCCTCCAGGGAGACCTGTTTGATATAGTAAAGGCTTTTATTATTATTGCCGCCGGCACTTATGTTTATGCATATTTTCTCAGCGGTTTCTGGTGGCATAAAATTAAACAAAAGGCATAA
- a CDS encoding secondary thiamine-phosphate synthase enzyme YjbQ, translating to MKTYRKELWFNVAARRAFINITPQIEDCILESGIKEGLILVNAMHITASVFINDDESGLHHDYDIWLEKLAPHEPVSQYRHNVGEDNADAHMKRQIMGREVVVALTEGRLDFGTWERIFYGEFDGRRRKRVLVKIIGE from the coding sequence ATGAAAACATACCGTAAAGAACTCTGGTTTAACGTTGCGGCAAGACGTGCTTTTATCAATATTACACCACAAATCGAAGATTGTATTCTTGAAAGTGGCATTAAAGAAGGCCTGATCCTGGTTAATGCAATGCATATCACAGCATCGGTTTTTATTAATGACGATGAATCAGGACTTCACCATGACTACGATATCTGGCTGGAAAAACTCGCTCCCCATGAGCCTGTATCCCAATACCGGCACAATGTGGGTGAGGATAATGCAGATGCGCACATGAAAAGACAGATCATGGGGCGCGAGGTAGTTGTAGCCCTTACAGAAGGGAGACTCGATTTCGGCACCTGGGAGCGGATATTTTATGGTGAGTTTGACGGGCGAAGGCGCAAGCGGGTTTTGGTAAAAATTATTGGGGAATAA